In one Salipiger abyssi genomic region, the following are encoded:
- a CDS encoding sensor histidine kinase has product MPPLLRPFLLLLALAALPAAAEPERALKIGVLDFMGEDAALARWDATGTALNAALPEHRFELVALDIPALETALEAGALDFVITNPGHYAALEYRFHISRIATAETGDPVASTLVAKAPMAGIGALAGKRLAVVSPEAFGGFQVIWDEMVSVDAGLPGRVELVVTGFPMQRAADAVLAGEADAAVLRGCLLETLRSADPARYGPLHAVATRPAAETACAVSSAVYPGWPFAKAPGTSPGLAKQVAVALLSMQEGDLWTVPLDYQPVHDLLRRLRIGPYARNGPVSLSDFIADYRDWLIALAIALAFWALYSVRIETLVRRRTRALDAANAGLKREMAERRRAEEADRLHRRELEHVARLSILGEMASSIAHELNQPLSAISNYAQGLRMRLQTGNGAPEDLGRAAGEIAGQADRAALVIKRIRAFVRKRESQRAPVSLGTLLRETEALYEGVLRRAGVSADMQVEKDLPEVMADRVQLQQVLLNLVQNAVDAMEDTVPDERRITLRCARHTDPTRGPGICLSVRDRGCGLGPEALDRFAEAFYTTKPEGIGLGLALSRSIVEAHGGWMRAETPEQGDGLRVLVWLPERDET; this is encoded by the coding sequence GTGCCGCCTCTCCTCCGCCCCTTCCTGTTGCTGCTGGCCCTCGCGGCGCTGCCCGCCGCTGCCGAGCCCGAGCGCGCGCTGAAGATCGGCGTGCTCGACTTCATGGGAGAGGACGCGGCGCTGGCCCGCTGGGACGCCACCGGGACGGCGCTGAATGCAGCCCTTCCCGAGCATCGTTTCGAACTGGTCGCGCTCGACATCCCCGCGCTGGAAACCGCACTGGAGGCGGGGGCGCTGGATTTCGTTATCACCAATCCCGGCCATTACGCGGCGCTGGAATATCGCTTTCATATCAGCCGCATCGCCACCGCCGAGACTGGCGATCCCGTGGCCTCGACCCTCGTGGCAAAGGCGCCCATGGCGGGGATCGGCGCGCTGGCGGGCAAACGGCTTGCGGTGGTCTCGCCCGAGGCCTTTGGCGGCTTTCAGGTGATCTGGGACGAGATGGTTTCGGTCGATGCCGGCCTGCCGGGACGGGTGGAGCTGGTGGTCACCGGCTTTCCCATGCAGCGCGCCGCCGATGCGGTGCTCGCCGGCGAGGCCGACGCTGCGGTGCTGCGCGGCTGCCTGCTGGAGACGCTTCGCAGCGCGGATCCCGCGCGCTACGGCCCGCTGCACGCGGTGGCCACCAGGCCCGCCGCCGAGACCGCCTGCGCGGTCTCCAGCGCCGTCTATCCCGGCTGGCCCTTCGCCAAGGCGCCTGGAACCTCACCTGGACTTGCCAAGCAGGTCGCCGTGGCGCTGCTCAGCATGCAGGAGGGCGATCTCTGGACCGTGCCGCTGGACTACCAGCCGGTGCACGATCTGCTGCGCCGGCTGCGCATCGGCCCCTACGCCCGTAACGGCCCGGTGAGCCTTTCGGATTTCATCGCCGATTACCGCGACTGGCTGATCGCGCTCGCCATCGCGCTGGCCTTCTGGGCGCTCTATTCCGTGCGCATCGAAACGCTGGTGCGCCGCCGCACCCGGGCGCTCGACGCCGCCAATGCGGGGCTCAAGCGCGAGATGGCCGAGCGCCGCCGCGCCGAGGAGGCCGACCGGCTGCACCGGCGCGAGCTGGAACATGTTGCCCGCCTGTCGATCCTCGGCGAAATGGCGTCCTCCATCGCGCATGAGCTGAACCAGCCGCTCTCGGCGATCTCCAACTACGCGCAGGGTCTGCGCATGCGGCTGCAAACCGGCAATGGCGCACCGGAGGATCTCGGCCGCGCGGCGGGCGAGATCGCCGGGCAGGCGGACCGCGCCGCGCTGGTGATCAAGCGCATCCGCGCCTTTGTGCGCAAGCGCGAGAGCCAGCGCGCCCCGGTCTCCCTTGGAACGCTCCTGCGCGAGACCGAGGCGCTTTACGAGGGCGTGCTGCGCCGCGCGGGCGTGTCGGCGGATATGCAGGTGGAGAAGGATCTGCCCGAGGTCATGGCCGACCGGGTGCAGCTCCAGCAGGTGCTGCTGAACCTGGTGCAGAACGCGGTGGATGCCATGGAAGACACGGTGCCCGACGAGCGCCGGATCACCCTGCGCTGTGCGCGCCATACGGATCCAACGCGCGGGCCGGGGATCTGCCTTTCGGTGCGCGACCGGGGCTGCGGGCTGGGGCCGGAGGCGCTGGACCGCTTCGCCGAAGCCTTCTACACCACAAAGCCGGAGGGCATCGGTCTGGGGCTGGCGCTCAGCCGCTCCATCGTCGAGGCGCATGGCGGCTGGATGCGCGCGGAGACGCCGGAGCAGGGCGACGGTTTGCGTGTGCTGGTCTGGCTGCCGGAAAGGGACGAGACATGA
- a CDS encoding response regulator transcription factor — protein sequence MSDAVIHIVDDDRAAREGLGFLLSSLGLSVADHGSAADLLARLDDSVPGVILADVRMPGMTGLELLDELQRRGCLMPVIMITGHGDVPMAVRAMRAGAMDFFEKPVNGMALVERLNEALRLARERQAAARARAGVLAKVASLTAREAEVARAVMAGRQNKQIAFELGISLKTVEIHRHNAMDKLGAGSAAELVRLLVAAGWGE from the coding sequence ATGAGCGACGCGGTGATCCATATCGTCGACGACGACCGCGCGGCGCGCGAGGGGCTGGGCTTCCTGCTCTCCTCTCTGGGGCTGAGCGTGGCCGATCACGGCTCGGCGGCGGATCTGCTGGCCCGGCTCGATGACAGTGTGCCGGGGGTGATCCTCGCGGATGTGCGCATGCCGGGCATGACCGGGCTCGAGCTGCTGGACGAGTTGCAGCGCCGCGGCTGCCTGATGCCGGTCATCATGATCACCGGGCATGGCGACGTGCCCATGGCGGTGCGGGCGATGCGCGCGGGGGCGATGGATTTCTTCGAGAAACCGGTGAACGGCATGGCGCTGGTCGAGCGCCTCAACGAGGCGCTGCGTCTGGCGCGCGAACGTCAGGCGGCGGCGCGGGCGCGGGCGGGGGTGCTGGCGAAGGTCGCCAGCCTGACCGCCCGCGAGGCCGAGGTCGCCCGCGCGGTGATGGCCGGGCGTCAGAACAAACAGATCGCGTTTGAGCTGGGGATCAGTCTGAAGACGGTGGAGATCCACCGCCACAACGCCATGGACAAGCTCGGCGCGGGCAGCGCGGCGGAGCTGGTCCGGCTGCTGGTTGCGGCGGGTTGGGGGGAGTGA
- a CDS encoding DUF3800 domain-containing protein, whose product MDYEYVLYVDEAGDDGLTKVKPIDQNGASEWLVISGLMIRAHDEGNCRKWLDQIRQDIAATQSPTLHFRKLSPSKQRRAAQMLATFPIRVFSVCSNKKNMRGYNNQRASQAGGKQWFYNWVVRIMMERSTNYCADNSFRKLGKHTKMKVVFSARGGHSYGQTKAYWELLRFQEMTGRTYLNWHTMNHEVLSFDLVDYVPHYMHAGLQLADVAASAFYQAVETSSPRWSPEPAKALSPCMARHEGEVCDVGLVLQPHAIDRIGLSRDQRSIFEHYGYKFRS is encoded by the coding sequence ATGGATTATGAATATGTGCTTTATGTTGATGAGGCTGGTGATGACGGGCTCACAAAGGTCAAGCCGATTGACCAGAACGGTGCGAGCGAGTGGCTCGTCATAAGTGGATTGATGATCCGGGCACATGATGAGGGCAACTGCCGAAAATGGCTTGATCAGATTCGCCAGGACATTGCTGCTACGCAATCACCAACACTGCACTTCCGAAAGTTAAGTCCATCGAAACAACGACGCGCGGCTCAAATGCTCGCGACGTTTCCGATCAGGGTGTTTTCCGTCTGCTCGAACAAGAAAAACATGCGCGGATACAATAATCAGCGCGCCTCTCAGGCAGGAGGAAAGCAGTGGTTTTATAACTGGGTTGTCAGGATCATGATGGAACGCTCCACGAATTATTGCGCTGACAACTCCTTCCGAAAGCTCGGGAAGCACACCAAGATGAAAGTGGTCTTCAGCGCTAGAGGCGGACACTCCTACGGGCAAACGAAGGCTTATTGGGAGCTCCTACGCTTCCAGGAGATGACCGGACGAACTTACCTCAATTGGCACACTATGAACCACGAAGTGCTCAGTTTCGACTTGGTGGACTACGTCCCGCACTACATGCATGCGGGCCTCCAACTCGCTGACGTTGCGGCAAGCGCTTTCTATCAAGCCGTTGAAACCAGCTCGCCCAGATGGTCTCCCGAGCCAGCCAAGGCACTGTCGCCATGCATGGCAAGACATGAAGGTGAGGTCTGTGATGTCGGTCTTGTTCTTCAACCACATGCGATCGATAGGATTGGCCTATCACGCGATCAGCGATCGATATTCGAACACTATGGCTATAAATTCAGGAGTTAG
- a CDS encoding reverse transcriptase family protein — translation MRFPHPDFSEVCLFAQSPDILIKGLGGWAEDDEPQIIRDYYAQGLPPVTSVASLSVMTGLNPGFIWSICTRTRKHYRIFPIPKGNGSPPRMINAPKVGLKAIQSWLSLHWVAKYDHHPNSFGFIPGKSHAHAAKCHVGAEWVISVDIENFFPSINEERVLQALLILGYAAGQGTNLLTKLLCLDGALPQGSPASPVISNVVLRSLDERLTALAMEAGAVFTRYADDIVFSGKGKLPDDLLGNALTEIASDGWTVANDKVYSSSLPARLKVHGLLVHGPSVRLTKGYRNRVRAYRHLLSQGKISQEDLKSVLGHISYADFVERL, via the coding sequence ATGAGGTTCCCACACCCCGATTTCTCTGAAGTTTGCCTGTTCGCGCAGTCTCCTGATATCCTTATTAAAGGTCTTGGCGGGTGGGCTGAGGATGATGAGCCTCAGATAATAAGAGATTATTACGCACAAGGCCTTCCTCCAGTTACGTCAGTAGCGTCGCTGTCAGTTATGACCGGATTGAATCCGGGATTTATTTGGTCGATTTGCACCAGGACTCGAAAACATTATAGAATATTCCCAATACCGAAGGGGAATGGCTCCCCGCCTCGCATGATAAATGCTCCCAAGGTTGGGCTTAAAGCCATCCAGTCATGGCTTTCGCTGCACTGGGTGGCAAAATATGACCATCACCCAAACTCCTTTGGGTTCATACCTGGAAAGTCTCACGCCCATGCCGCCAAATGCCATGTAGGCGCGGAGTGGGTGATTTCCGTCGATATCGAGAACTTCTTCCCCTCTATTAACGAAGAAAGAGTTCTGCAGGCACTATTGATCCTTGGTTATGCAGCTGGCCAAGGCACGAACCTTTTGACCAAATTGCTGTGTCTAGATGGCGCCTTACCCCAAGGATCGCCCGCAAGCCCCGTCATATCCAATGTGGTGCTAAGATCACTCGATGAAAGGTTAACTGCACTTGCTATGGAAGCAGGCGCTGTATTTACCCGGTACGCTGATGATATTGTTTTCTCAGGCAAAGGTAAGTTACCAGATGATCTCTTGGGAAATGCTCTCACAGAGATCGCATCGGATGGATGGACTGTCGCAAATGACAAGGTTTATTCTAGTTCCCTGCCTGCTCGATTGAAGGTTCATGGTCTGCTGGTCCATGGTCCTTCTGTTCGCTTAACGAAGGGGTATAGGAATAGAGTTCGAGCCTACCGCCACCTACTGAGCCAAGGAAAGATATCTCAGGAAGATTTGAAGTCTGTACTTGGTCATATTTCCTACGCAGACTTTGTTGAGAGGCTCTAA